The Sporomusa termitida genome has a window encoding:
- a CDS encoding sigma-54 interaction domain-containing protein yields the protein MGRGSEDAKQAPSELDSSKELLKELGAIIRSSYDGMFITDGDGVVLRLNDAYERITGIKASEIMGKNMKCLVEAGYFDESVTLHVIEKRTTITINQTVKKDRKILVTGTPLFDEQGKLFRVVTNVRDITELVQLQNQLLKTKAQTLKYKTELSHLRAMHIQNHEMVTRSPKMARVIELSMKIADVDSNVLITGESGTGKELIAKLIHKHGKTTARPFIKINCAAIPEQLLESELFGYEGGAFTGAKKEGKPGLFELAHNGTLFLDEVGDLPLLLQVKLLRAIQEKEIMRVGSTRSITVNARIIAATHRDIAKMIQHGTFREDLYYRLMVVPINLPPLRERKEDVPLLIMHFIEKFNKHFGYNKRILPEVIDKLVEYSWPGNVRELENVIERMMVTAAGEALTADLVPETIWNKNFLPKKGTKLKEAVAQTEAYLLTECYKEYRSWQKVAEVLGIDRTTVFRKAVRYGLEKK from the coding sequence ATGGGCCGTGGCAGCGAAGATGCCAAGCAAGCACCCAGCGAGTTGGATTCCAGCAAAGAACTGCTTAAAGAATTAGGAGCAATCATCAGATCTTCCTATGATGGTATGTTTATTACCGACGGTGATGGTGTTGTATTGCGCTTAAATGATGCTTATGAGCGGATTACAGGCATTAAGGCCAGTGAAATTATGGGTAAGAATATGAAATGTCTGGTGGAAGCAGGCTATTTTGACGAATCAGTGACTTTGCATGTTATCGAAAAACGCACAACAATTACTATTAATCAGACAGTAAAAAAAGACCGTAAGATTTTAGTCACAGGCACACCCCTGTTTGATGAGCAGGGCAAATTATTCCGGGTTGTGACCAATGTACGCGACATTACCGAATTAGTCCAACTGCAAAACCAGCTCCTTAAAACAAAAGCGCAAACCCTGAAATACAAAACAGAATTATCCCATTTGCGGGCCATGCATATTCAAAATCATGAAATGGTTACCCGGAGCCCTAAGATGGCAAGGGTTATCGAGCTGTCCATGAAAATTGCCGATGTGGATTCCAATGTGCTGATTACCGGCGAGTCCGGTACCGGTAAAGAGTTAATCGCCAAGCTGATTCACAAACATGGCAAAACCACTGCCCGTCCTTTTATAAAAATAAATTGTGCTGCCATTCCGGAACAACTGCTGGAGTCGGAATTGTTCGGGTATGAGGGCGGGGCGTTTACAGGTGCCAAAAAAGAAGGGAAGCCCGGCCTGTTTGAGCTGGCTCATAACGGGACACTGTTTCTGGATGAGGTGGGGGATCTGCCGCTCTTATTACAGGTAAAACTGTTACGGGCGATTCAGGAAAAAGAGATTATGCGCGTGGGGAGTACCCGGTCCATTACGGTTAATGCCCGGATTATTGCCGCAACCCACCGGGATATCGCCAAAATGATCCAGCATGGAACCTTCCGGGAGGATTTGTATTACCGGCTGATGGTTGTACCGATCAACCTGCCGCCGCTGCGGGAACGCAAAGAAGATGTACCGTTGCTGATCATGCACTTTATCGAAAAGTTCAATAAGCATTTTGGCTACAATAAGCGGATTTTGCCGGAAGTGATTGACAAGCTGGTGGAATACAGCTGGCCCGGCAATGTCCGCGAACTGGAGAACGTAATTGAGCGGATGATGGTAACCGCCGCCGGGGAAGCGCTTACTGCGGATCTGGTGCCGGAAACCATCTGGAACAAAAATTTTCTGCCCAAAAAGGGGACAAAACTCAAGGAGGCTGTCGCCCAAACCGAGGCCTACCTGCTTACCGAATGCTACAAAGAATACCGGTCCTGGCAAAAGGTGGCTGAGGTACTGGGGATTGACAGAACGACCGTCTTTCGCAAGGCGGTCCGATATGGCCTGGAAAAAAAATAA
- a CDS encoding 4-hydroxyphenylacetate 3-hydroxylase family protein, whose protein sequence is MALKTAAQYEESLRKLNFKVYLQGELVEKPVDHPIIRPSMNSVKMTYELAQDPQYEELMTATSHLTGKKVNRFCHLHQSSDDLVKKVKMQRLLGQKTAACFQRCVGMDAINAVDSVTFEMDQKLGSNYHERFNKFLLQMQEEDWTVDGAMTDPKGDRSLSPSKQVDPDLFVHIVEKRADGIIVSGAKAHQTGAINSHWILVMPTIAMGKDDVDYAVSFCAPADAQGIFYIYGRQSCDTRKLEGGDIDVGNKQFGGHEALMVFDHVFIPWDNVFMCGEFEFSGALVERFAGYHRQSYGGCKVGVGDVLIGAAALAADYNGANKASHVKDKLIEMMHLNETLYACGIACSAEGHKTASGNYIIDLLLANVCKQNVTRFPYEIARLAEDIAGGLMVTMPSEKDLRSPEIGKVVEKYFRGVAGVSTENRMRILRLIENITLGTAAVGYRTESMHGAGSPQAQRIMIARQGNLEQKKELAKSIAGIVQK, encoded by the coding sequence ATGGCTTTAAAAACAGCTGCTCAGTATGAAGAAAGTTTACGGAAATTGAATTTTAAGGTTTACCTGCAGGGAGAGCTTGTAGAAAAACCGGTTGATCATCCAATCATCAGACCATCAATGAATTCAGTGAAAATGACCTATGAACTGGCTCAGGACCCGCAGTACGAGGAGCTTATGACGGCTACTTCCCATCTAACCGGTAAGAAAGTTAACCGCTTCTGTCATTTGCACCAAAGCAGCGATGATCTGGTGAAAAAGGTAAAGATGCAGCGGCTGCTGGGCCAAAAAACAGCCGCCTGTTTTCAGCGTTGCGTGGGGATGGATGCGATCAACGCTGTTGACAGTGTTACTTTTGAAATGGATCAAAAATTAGGTAGCAATTACCATGAACGTTTTAATAAATTTCTGCTGCAAATGCAGGAGGAAGACTGGACGGTGGATGGGGCCATGACCGATCCCAAAGGGGACCGGAGCCTGTCGCCAAGCAAGCAGGTTGATCCTGATTTATTTGTGCACATTGTTGAAAAACGAGCAGACGGCATTATCGTTTCCGGGGCCAAGGCCCATCAAACCGGCGCGATTAACTCTCACTGGATATTAGTTATGCCCACTATCGCCATGGGTAAAGACGATGTTGATTATGCTGTTTCCTTCTGTGCTCCGGCCGATGCCCAGGGAATATTCTATATTTACGGCCGGCAGTCCTGCGATACCCGCAAACTGGAAGGCGGCGACATTGATGTAGGCAACAAGCAGTTTGGCGGCCATGAAGCCCTGATGGTTTTTGATCATGTATTCATCCCCTGGGACAATGTCTTTATGTGCGGGGAGTTTGAATTCAGCGGCGCTCTGGTAGAACGGTTTGCGGGCTATCACCGCCAGAGTTATGGCGGTTGTAAGGTTGGGGTTGGTGACGTCCTCATCGGTGCTGCCGCGCTGGCTGCCGATTATAATGGGGCCAACAAAGCCTCGCATGTCAAAGACAAGCTGATTGAGATGATGCATTTGAACGAAACCCTGTATGCCTGCGGCATTGCCTGTTCGGCTGAAGGCCATAAAACAGCTTCCGGCAATTATATCATTGATCTGTTACTGGCCAATGTCTGCAAACAGAATGTTACCCGTTTCCCCTATGAGATTGCCCGCCTGGCGGAAGATATTGCCGGCGGCCTGATGGTGACCATGCCATCGGAAAAGGACCTGCGCAGTCCGGAAATCGGCAAGGTGGTTGAGAAGTATTTCCGCGGGGTTGCCGGCGTATCCACCGAGAACCGCATGCGTATCCTGCGCCTGATTGAAAACATCACCCTGGGTACGGCCGCCGTCGGCTACCGGACAGAATCAATGCATGGCGCCGGTTCGCCGCAGGCTCAGCGGATCATGATTGCCCGCCAGGGAAATCTGGAACAGAAAAAAGAACTGGCAAAATCCATCGCCGGAATTGTGCAAAAATAA
- a CDS encoding NifU family protein, whose protein sequence is MQALQQAIAARVRPVLAAHGGDIEIVNITTDGFVKVRLTGACANCPGARQTIAEVVEAACKEACPEIEGVIPVHQVSDGLIQEALRLLRHDKT, encoded by the coding sequence ATGCAGGCACTGCAACAGGCAATTGCAGCCAGGGTGCGGCCGGTACTGGCTGCCCACGGCGGGGATATTGAGATTGTGAATATAACAACCGACGGGTTTGTAAAGGTAAGGCTTACCGGGGCATGTGCAAACTGCCCCGGGGCCCGGCAAACCATTGCTGAGGTGGTTGAAGCAGCCTGTAAGGAAGCCTGCCCGGAGATAGAGGGAGTTATTCCGGTGCATCAGGTGAGCGATGGTCTGATTCAGGAAGCGCTCCGGCTACTGCGCCATGACAAAACCTGA
- a CDS encoding acetyl-CoA hydrolase/transferase family protein: MNNWRDRYQNKIVAAGQALENIQSGDRVVTGHACGEPGALVEALVARAPELNNVEIVHMVAMGPAKYAQPGMEKSFRHNALFVGGTTRKAVEERRADFTPCFFSEIPRLFRDGILPVDVALIQVAPPDADGYCSYGVSADYTKPAAESARLVIAQLNKNVPRTGGARIHLDAINLIVEQDAPLIELPPPKIGDVEKAIGENVARLIPDGATLQLGIGAIPDAVLLFLTNKKDLGIHSEMFSDGVVVLAEAGVITNRKKTINTGKFMAAFLMGTRKLYDFVDNNPAVELHSVDYINDPYIIGQHDSMISINSALQVDLMGQVNAEMIGSRQFSGVGGQVDFIRGASCSLQGRSIIALPSTAAGGKISRIASELDRGAAVTTSRNDVHYVVTEYGVAELRGKTLRERAQALIAISHPDFRSSLTSAAAARGLI; this comes from the coding sequence ATGAACAACTGGAGAGACAGGTATCAGAATAAAATTGTCGCAGCCGGACAGGCATTAGAAAATATTCAATCAGGAGACCGGGTGGTTACCGGCCATGCCTGCGGGGAGCCGGGGGCGCTGGTCGAAGCCCTGGTGGCCCGGGCCCCGGAACTAAACAATGTTGAAATTGTGCATATGGTGGCCATGGGGCCGGCTAAATATGCGCAGCCGGGCATGGAGAAAAGTTTTCGGCATAATGCCCTGTTTGTCGGTGGTACAACCAGAAAAGCGGTGGAAGAAAGGCGGGCCGACTTTACCCCTTGCTTTTTCTCTGAGATTCCCCGGCTTTTCCGCGACGGCATTTTACCGGTAGATGTAGCTTTGATTCAGGTAGCACCGCCTGATGCCGACGGGTATTGCAGCTATGGTGTGTCGGCCGATTATACTAAGCCGGCCGCCGAGAGTGCCCGGCTGGTCATTGCCCAGCTAAACAAAAATGTGCCGCGCACCGGCGGTGCCCGGATTCATTTAGATGCCATTAATCTGATTGTGGAGCAGGATGCGCCGCTGATTGAGCTGCCGCCGCCGAAAATTGGCGATGTGGAAAAGGCCATCGGCGAGAATGTGGCCCGGCTAATTCCCGACGGTGCCACCCTGCAGCTGGGGATTGGCGCTATTCCGGATGCGGTGCTGCTTTTTCTGACCAATAAAAAAGATCTTGGTATCCATTCGGAGATGTTCTCGGACGGAGTGGTGGTGCTGGCTGAAGCCGGGGTCATTACCAACCGGAAAAAAACCATTAACACCGGTAAATTTATGGCTGCTTTCCTGATGGGGACCAGAAAACTATACGACTTTGTCGATAATAACCCGGCAGTGGAGCTGCACTCGGTAGATTATATTAACGATCCCTACATTATTGGTCAGCATGACAGCATGATTTCGATTAACTCTGCCTTACAGGTGGACCTGATGGGCCAGGTCAATGCCGAGATGATTGGCTCCCGACAGTTCAGCGGGGTGGGCGGACAGGTTGATTTTATCCGGGGCGCCAGCTGCTCGCTCCAGGGCCGGTCTATTATTGCCTTGCCCTCAACTGCCGCCGGCGGAAAAATATCCCGGATTGCCAGTGAACTCGACCGGGGCGCTGCGGTAACCACCTCACGCAATGACGTACATTATGTTGTCACCGAATACGGTGTGGCTGAGTTGCGCGGCAAAACCCTCAGAGAACGGGCTCAGGCCCTGATTGCTATCAGTCATCCCGATTTCCGCAGCAGTCTAACGTCAGCTGCCGCAGCCAGAGGTCTCATTTAA
- a CDS encoding acetyl-CoA C-acetyltransferase has product MKEVVIASAVRTPIGAFNGSLASYSAADLGRIVVQAAVSRAGIQAEMLDEVIMGNVLQGGQGQNPARQAAIQAGVPVAVPAYTINKVCGSGIKAVNLAAQSILTGDAEIVVAGGMESMTNAAYVLDSKARWGYRMGDAKITDSMVKDGLWCAFNDYHMGITAENVAAEYGITREAQDEVAFASQQKAAKAIETGAFAKEIIPVVIKSKKGDSIFVTDEYPKAGTTLEKLKALKPAFKKDGTVTAGNASGINDGGAALVVMSGAKAQELGIKPLARIRAYAAGGVDPRVMGMGPVPATRKALAKAGLTIADIDLIEANEAFAAQFLAVGRELDFTKDKVNIHGGAIALGHPIGASGARILVTLLHSMEQKEARLGLATLCIGGGQGIAIIVERG; this is encoded by the coding sequence ATGAAAGAAGTAGTTATTGCCAGTGCTGTCAGAACACCAATTGGTGCTTTTAATGGCTCCTTAGCCTCGTATTCTGCTGCTGATCTGGGGCGCATTGTCGTGCAGGCAGCAGTCAGCCGGGCCGGTATTCAGGCCGAAATGCTTGATGAAGTCATTATGGGCAATGTGCTGCAAGGCGGCCAGGGGCAGAATCCTGCCCGGCAGGCAGCCATTCAGGCCGGCGTGCCGGTGGCGGTTCCTGCCTATACCATCAATAAAGTATGCGGTTCCGGGATCAAGGCCGTCAATCTGGCAGCCCAGTCCATCCTTACCGGTGATGCGGAGATCGTGGTTGCCGGCGGCATGGAGAGCATGACCAACGCCGCGTATGTACTTGACAGCAAAGCCCGCTGGGGTTACCGGATGGGCGATGCCAAAATTACCGACAGTATGGTGAAGGACGGGCTGTGGTGCGCCTTTAATGACTACCATATGGGGATTACTGCCGAGAATGTGGCCGCCGAGTATGGCATTACCCGGGAAGCCCAGGACGAGGTGGCATTTGCCTCGCAGCAGAAAGCCGCCAAGGCTATTGAAACAGGCGCTTTTGCGAAAGAAATTATTCCTGTTGTCATCAAAAGCAAAAAAGGTGACAGTATTTTTGTGACCGACGAATATCCCAAAGCAGGTACTACCCTGGAAAAGCTGAAGGCTTTGAAACCGGCCTTCAAAAAAGACGGCACCGTCACTGCCGGCAATGCTTCCGGCATTAACGACGGGGGGGCGGCACTTGTTGTCATGTCAGGGGCTAAAGCGCAGGAACTGGGCATTAAGCCGCTGGCCCGCATCCGCGCTTACGCTGCCGGCGGGGTTGATCCCCGGGTTATGGGGATGGGGCCTGTACCGGCCACCCGCAAGGCGCTGGCCAAGGCCGGTTTGACAATTGCGGATATCGATCTGATCGAAGCCAACGAGGCGTTTGCCGCGCAGTTTCTGGCTGTTGGCCGGGAGCTGGACTTCACAAAGGACAAGGTTAACATTCACGGCGGGGCGATTGCCCTCGGGCATCCCATTGGCGCCAGCGGCGCCCGGATTCTGGTTACTTTGCTCCACTCCATGGAGCAAAAAGAAGCCCGCCTTGGCCTTGCTACCTTGTGCATCGGCGGCGGGCAGGGAATTGCCATTATTGTTGAGCGTGGCTGA